The genomic window GCATCGCGGTGTTTTTTGTGTTGGCCTATGCCTCGGCCACACACGACATTGCGTGCGACGGCCTGTACATGGCCAGCCTGAACGACAAACAACAGGCGGCCTATGCCGGTTGGCAAGGCGCTTTTTTTAATGCGTCCAAGTTTTTGACACTGGGTGGCCTGCTGGTTCTGGCGGGGCATCTGGAAACCCGATTCGGGGTTTTTAACGCCTGGTCTGCGATCTTTGTGCTACTGGCGGTGGTGCTGGCCGCACTGGCCAGCTACAACGCCTGGGCCCTGCCCGGCACCCTGAATACCGACCACGCGGATCTGACGGCAGCCAGCGTGTTGCGCACGCTGTTGGAGGTGGTGAAAGACTTCCTGCAAAAGCCGGGCATCTGGCTGGCCATTCTGTTCATCGTGTTGTTTCGTTTTGCCGAAGGCCAGGTGCAGACCATTGGCCCGCTGTTCCTGATTGAAGCGCGCGACAAGGGAGGCCTGGGGTTGAGCACCGAACAAGTGGGTGGAATCTACGGCACGGTGGGCACGGCCGCCTTCCTGATTGGCAGTATCTTGGGCGGTTACTTCACATCTTGGCTGAGCCTGCGCCGCGCCATGCCCGTGCTGATAGTGGCCATGGCCGTGCCCAATGCCGTGTTTTATTACCTGGCCAGCACCCTGCCCACCGATGTTGTCCACATAGGCGCAGCCGTGGCCATTGAGATGTTTGGCTATGGTTTTGGATTTGTCGGCATGATTTTGTTCATCATGCAGGCCGTGGCGCCCGGTCGCTTCCAGACCGCACATTACGCACTGGGCTCGGGTGTGATGCAACTGGGCTTCATCATCTCCAAGACCATCAGCGGCGATATCCAGATCAGCATGGGTTATGAACACTTTTTCCTGTGGACCATTGCCTGCGGTGTACCGGCACTGGCCTTGATGTTTTTTGTCAAGTTCCCCGCGCCTGAAGCCAAGAGCGATTGAGCCCCGGCATGCACGCCAAGCATTATTTCCGTCTGACAGCATTCGCCGCCTGTGTAGCCACGGCTGCTGCCAGCAGTTCGGCACTGGCGGCGAATGCCCCGGGTTTGTTTTTTGACGATTTCAGCCAAGCCCATGTACAAGCCCTGGGCGCGCAGGGTTGGACGCTGCGGCATGCGGCTGGCCACCCCGGCATTTCGGGTGCCCAGTGGGGCCCAGCCACGGTGGCGCTGGTACCAGACCCCCAGCAAGCGGGCAACCAGTTCCTGCGCCTGCGTGCCAGTACCGACGGCACCCCCCAGGGCACCACCCAGGCCCAGATCTGCCATGCGCGCAAGTATTTTGAAGGCACCTATGCGGCCCGCATCCGCTTTTCAGACGAACCGGTGAGCGGCGAAGACGGTGATGTTGTGGTGCAGACCTTCTACGTGGTCAGCCCGCTGAAACATGACTTCGACCCGGAGTTCAGCGAGGTGGATTGGGAATACCTGCCCAACGGCGGCTGGGGCGACCCCACCACCCGGCTGTACGGCATCACCTGGCAAACCGTGCGCATAGACCCCTGGCAGGCCCACAACCAGGCACACCAGGAAAAACGCTCGGTGGCGGGTTGGCACACCCTGGTCCTGCAGATCCAGGGTGGCAAAACGCGCCACTACCTGGATGGCGTTTTGCTGGCCGAACACGGTGGCAGAAACTACCCCGTGGTGCCCATGTCGATCAATTTCAACCTGTGGTTTTCGCCGGGTGGTCTTTTACCGGTATCAAAATCACCGCGGGTGTATGAACAAGATGTGGACTGGGTTTTACATGCCAAAGACCAGCTGCTGACGCCGTTGCAAGTGGACGCGCAAGTGCAAGCGCTGCGTGCCGGTGGCCACACTGCTATTGACAAAATTGCACCAGGAACACCCGCGCTGGCCAGCACCTGCGACTTCTGACTAACGATGGTTTCAGGGTTTTCACCGAGCGGTCGTATCGCAATTTTTCTTGCAAAAAATCATAATTGGTAGCATAGTGGCATCTTCAATATGTGACATGGTATTGATTTCCTGAGCGATGGGGGCTGCCTGAATCGGGGGCGAACGCAGTCTGTTTGGTGGGCAGGAGGATTGGTTTCTCCTGCCCCCTTTTTTGCCCACCCCGATTCCGTAACACCCCACTCCGACATGGTCACACCACCCCTCTTCCATCATCCCGTCGCCAGACTGTTCCGCACGCTGGCCATCACCGTTCCCTGCTGCATCCTGCTGGCCTGCACATCCGCGCCGCAGCCGCCCGCAGCACAGGCCGCCGCACCCCACAGCCGTTTTGTGTACGGCCCCTACAAACACTTGAACATGGCGGTTGATTCACACCACCCGGCGGCCACCACCCAGGTGCTGGGAACACCCCAGGTAGTGGCCACCACGCCGCAGTCGGTGCTGCTGCCGGGTGTCACGGCACTGACCCTGGCCTTTGCGTCGGGTGAGTGTGGCCAGGAAAAATGGGGCGATCTGGCGGCCCAGGCGGTTGCACAGGCCAATGTCGCCGCGCTCAACCGTGCAGGCCTGCCCTACATCATCTCCACGGGCGGCGAAGGCAACATCTTCACCTGTGGCAGTGATGCGGGCATGGAGCAATTCGTTGCTCGCTACGCATCGCCCATGTTGCTGGGATTCGACTTCGACATCGAGGCCGGCCAGACACCCGCGATGGTCAACAGCCTGCTACAGCGCATCAAGGTGGCCCAACAGCGCCGGCCCCATTTACGCATGAGCTTCACGGTGGCCACCCACGCCGCCAGCGATGCTGGCCAGGCCAGCCTGAACGCCCAGGGCCATCAGGTGCTGGCCGCCATTCGCGCCGTGCAACTCGACCACTACGTCATCAACCTGATGGTGATGAACTACGGCCCGGCCAAACCCGCCAATTGCGTGGTGCGCGAGGGCCGTTGCGACATGGCGGCCTCCGCCGCGCAGGCGGTACAGAACCTGCACAGCCGCTATGGCATACCCAAGGCACAGATTGCAATCACCGCCATGTTGGGCATCAACGACGTGGTGGAGAACGTATTCACCCCGGCCGACGCCATGGCCCTGGCACGTCTGGCCCGGCAAGAACAACTGGGCGGCCTGCATTTCTGGTCACTGGACCGCGATACACCTTGCGCAGGTGGTGCAACCGCCGTATCCCCCACCTGCAGCAGCCTCAATACCCACAGCGCGCTGGCCTTTTCACGGGCGTTTGCCGAGGGGCTGCGCTAAGCTTGGGCACATGCCAGCGCACTCCAACCTACAAACCGTAACGCAGGCAGGCCACACCAGCCTGCAGCTCAACACCCGGCACGGCACCGCCACCGTGGCATTACACGGCGCCCACCTGTTGTCATGGATCCCGACCGGACAACGGGAGGTGTTCTGGTTATCACCAACATCACGCCCGGCGCCTGCGGCCATACGCGGTGGTGTACCCATTTGTTGGCCCTGGTTTGGCAAACAGGGCATGCCGCCGGGGGCCATGCAACACGGGCCGCTGCGCAACCTGCCATGGGAGATCAGCGCCGTACACGCCGACAGTGCCGAGCGGGTCAGCCTCACGCTCACCCCCTGCCGCACTGCGCAAACTGCCGATGCCCTGCTGCAGTTTGCACCCCACCTGCGCGTGGCCCTGCACATCACACTGGGCGAAAACCTGGAGCAGACACTGGAGACCCACAACCACGGCACGCAAGCCTTTGTATTGACACAGGCCCTGCACAGCTATTTCGCGGTGCAGGACGTGACACAGGTGCGCCTGACCGGGCTGGAAGATCTGTGTTTTGAGGACAAGCTGCGGGGCACCACTGGCACGGTGCAACACAGCCCCTTCCAGCTCGACACCGCCTGTGATCGCATCTACCAGCACGCCACAACCAAGCCGTCGCACCACTACACACTGCATGACGACCTGTGGGCGCGGCGCATACACATCCACACCCAGGGCAGCCAGTCGGTGGTGGTATGGAACCCCGGCGCAGACACAGCGCGCAGCATGGTGGATGTGCCCGATGCAGCCTGGAAAGACTTTTTGTGCGTGGAAGCCACCAATGCCGGACAGGACGATGGTGTCACCCTGGCGCCGGGTGGTCTACACCGCCTGACACAAACCCTGTCTGTAGAGCACCGCCCGACGTAGCACGGCTATCATCCCGGCGGTAGTCACCCGCATCC from Rhodoferax sp. AJA081-3 includes these protein-coding regions:
- a CDS encoding glycoside hydrolase family 16 protein produces the protein MHAKHYFRLTAFAACVATAAASSSALAANAPGLFFDDFSQAHVQALGAQGWTLRHAAGHPGISGAQWGPATVALVPDPQQAGNQFLRLRASTDGTPQGTTQAQICHARKYFEGTYAARIRFSDEPVSGEDGDVVVQTFYVVSPLKHDFDPEFSEVDWEYLPNGGWGDPTTRLYGITWQTVRIDPWQAHNQAHQEKRSVAGWHTLVLQIQGGKTRHYLDGVLLAEHGGRNYPVVPMSINFNLWFSPGGLLPVSKSPRVYEQDVDWVLHAKDQLLTPLQVDAQVQALRAGGHTAIDKIAPGTPALASTCDF
- a CDS encoding D-hexose-6-phosphate mutarotase; its protein translation is MPAHSNLQTVTQAGHTSLQLNTRHGTATVALHGAHLLSWIPTGQREVFWLSPTSRPAPAAIRGGVPICWPWFGKQGMPPGAMQHGPLRNLPWEISAVHADSAERVSLTLTPCRTAQTADALLQFAPHLRVALHITLGENLEQTLETHNHGTQAFVLTQALHSYFAVQDVTQVRLTGLEDLCFEDKLRGTTGTVQHSPFQLDTACDRIYQHATTKPSHHYTLHDDLWARRIHIHTQGSQSVVVWNPGADTARSMVDVPDAAWKDFLCVEATNAGQDDGVTLAPGGLHRLTQTLSVEHRPT
- a CDS encoding MFS transporter; its protein translation is MTTASTAPARSPITWVASLYFVQGMQFFVVMLIAGLMFKNMGVANDQIARWTGLLGLAWAFKPLWSPFLEMARSKKLIVVAMQFTGAAGLALMALALQLPMYFAASIAVFFVLAYASATHDIACDGLYMASLNDKQQAAYAGWQGAFFNASKFLTLGGLLVLAGHLETRFGVFNAWSAIFVLLAVVLAALASYNAWALPGTLNTDHADLTAASVLRTLLEVVKDFLQKPGIWLAILFIVLFRFAEGQVQTIGPLFLIEARDKGGLGLSTEQVGGIYGTVGTAAFLIGSILGGYFTSWLSLRRAMPVLIVAMAVPNAVFYYLASTLPTDVVHIGAAVAIEMFGYGFGFVGMILFIMQAVAPGRFQTAHYALGSGVMQLGFIISKTISGDIQISMGYEHFFLWTIACGVPALALMFFVKFPAPEAKSD
- a CDS encoding glycosyl hydrolase; this encodes MVTPPLFHHPVARLFRTLAITVPCCILLACTSAPQPPAAQAAAPHSRFVYGPYKHLNMAVDSHHPAATTQVLGTPQVVATTPQSVLLPGVTALTLAFASGECGQEKWGDLAAQAVAQANVAALNRAGLPYIISTGGEGNIFTCGSDAGMEQFVARYASPMLLGFDFDIEAGQTPAMVNSLLQRIKVAQQRRPHLRMSFTVATHAASDAGQASLNAQGHQVLAAIRAVQLDHYVINLMVMNYGPAKPANCVVREGRCDMAASAAQAVQNLHSRYGIPKAQIAITAMLGINDVVENVFTPADAMALARLARQEQLGGLHFWSLDRDTPCAGGATAVSPTCSSLNTHSALAFSRAFAEGLR